Proteins encoded in a region of the Augochlora pura isolate Apur16 chromosome 4, APUR_v2.2.1, whole genome shotgun sequence genome:
- the LOC144468973 gene encoding uncharacterized protein LOC144468973: MVVDQKCKLDLKTPTVPDFSMKTPQTNSSSLKSRIHSNFPDSTTSNYVSLPSSASHKKTHFRSVLSSRSNADSLRPRSNSRQLDVIKEQEEQDSKMHSSVNYMVEDMELTGDEDEVVHNIWERRPYALKKVRLSDQYESTVESSTRSNLNVSENEEFFEACDTLADPRTQVYDGNTKNIHKENCKSNGDSAGANKSPKSARVVMLMIVENSSPISINKLISTSLKKLECITSETNQCDNHSSSTCNLTTRTADYGIASQKSCSASNSAIEVDSGISSFSNSHINSTSFGGLFSTVANAVKSVVNCISAMTATGNMEREDVSQRDVSRRDSVEPESSTSDTFVPMSQFVTSLLEKSKKRRRIALGRRSSPMPKRPCGKIKGRDPLPRMLSTSSLLSATLDSHKRS; encoded by the exons ATGGTGGTCGATCAGAAGTGTAAGCTGGACTTAAAAACACCGACAGTCCCGGATTTTTCTATGAAGACACCGCAGACGAACTCGTCGTCGTTGAAGAGTCGGATTCACAGCAACTTCCCGGACAGTACTACTAGCAACTACGTTAGCTTGCCGTCGTCGGCTTCGCATAAGAAAACACATTTCCGATCGGTGTTATCGAGTCGTAGCAACGCGGACTCCCTTCGTCCTAGAAGTAACTCCAGACAGCTGGACGTTATTAAAGAACAGGAAGAACAAGATTCGAAGATGCattctagtgttaattataTGGTTGAGGACATGGAGCTGACCGGTGACGAAGACGAGGTGGTGCACAACATTTGGGAGAGACGACCGTATGCTTTGAAAAAAGTACGACTCTCGGACCAATACGAGTCTACCGTTGAATCTAGTACGCGCAGTAATTTGAATGTTTCCGAAAACGAAGAGTTCTTCGAGGCTTGCGATACGTTAGCCGACCCGCGGACACAGGTCTACGATGGAAACACGAAAAATATACACaaagaaaattgcaaatcGAACGGAGACAGTGCAGGTGCTAACAAGTCCCCTAAGTCGGCGAGGGTAGTAATGTTGATGATCGTGGAGAACAGTTCACCCATTTCCATTAACAAGCTTATAAGCACTAGTTTGAAGAAGTTGGAGTGCATCACTTCCGAAACTAATCAATGTGACAATCATAGTTCATCTACTTGCAATCTTACAACGAGGACCGCTGATTACGGCATTGCGAGTCAGAAGTCTTGTTCCGCGTCGAACAGCGCCATCGAAGTCGACAGCGGAATCTCTAGTTTCTCGAATAGCCACATTAACAGCACGAGCTTCGGAGGTCTTTTTTCTACGGTAGCTAACGCTGTGAAGTCTGTTGTGAACTGTATCTCCG CCATGACGGCAACTGGGAACATGGAAAGGGAAGATGTGTCACAGAGAGATGTGTCACGGAGAGATAGCGTCGAACCAGAATCTTCCACATCAGACACGTTCGTTCCAATGTCACAGTTTGTTACCTCACTCttagaaaaatctaaaaagCGTCGCAGGATCGCTCTAGGTAGACGATCTAGTCCAATGCCAAAGCGACCTTGTGGGAAGATTAAGGGTCGGGACCCGCTACCTCGGATGCTATCTACGAGTAGCCTGTTATCAGCGACACTAGATTCTCACAAGAGATCGTGA